The genomic segment CAACAAGACCAAGTACTTCTCCTTCATAAATATCAAATGAAAGTCCGTCTACTGCTTTGACGACACGTCCTCGTCCAATATTAAAATGTTGCTTTAGATTTTTTACTTCAAGTAATTTATTACGGTTTTCCATTACTTAAGACCGCCTTTCAAAAGCGACTTCGCAAATGTACTATCTGGACGATATTTCAGTGCGAGGTCACGGATGGCTGCTGGTGGTTCTACGTAAGGAGCTTGTGGATGTAACAACCACGTTGCTGCTTCGTGTGTATCAGTGATTCGGAAGAACGGAGGTTCTTTCTCGAAATCAATTTTCATCGCATATTGATTACGTGGTGCGAATGCATCACCTGTAGGCGGATGAAGTAAGTTCGGTGGCGTACCCGGGATCGCCGGTAAATCTTGCGCACGGTCATCTGAAGGGCGCGGCATCGATCCGAGAAGTCCCCATGTGTACGGGTGGCGTGGTTCATAGAAAATCTCATCAACCGTACCTTTTTCAATCAATTTCCCAGCATACATGACGGCTACGCGGTCTGCCATGTTCGCGACGACACCGAGATCGTGCGTGATGAAGATGATTGCTGTACCTGTTTTTTGTTGAATGTCTTTTAGGAGCTCTAAAATCTGAGCTTGAATCGTAACATCAAGTGCTGTCGTCGGCTCATCGGCAATCAAAACTTTCGGGTTACATGCTAAGGCAATCGCGATAACAATCCGTTGACGCATCCCACCGGATAATTGGTGTGGATATTGTTTTAAACGCGCTTCCGGATTCGGAATCCCTACGAGCGTCAATAACTCGAGCGTCCGTTTTTTTGCGGCATCCCCTGTCAAGCCTTGGTGACGCTTCAAACCTTCTGCAATCTGTTTGTAGATCGTCATCGTCGGGTTGAGTGATGTCATCGGATCCTGGAAGATCATTGCGATGTCACGACCACGAACTTTTTGCATTTCCTTGTCCGACAACTTGACTAAGTCACGGTCTTCGAAAATAATCTCACCATTCGTGATCTCACCAGGAGGATTCGGAATCAGTCGCATGATTGCTTTTGATGTAACCGACTTTCCTGAACCAGATTCACCAACGATTGCAAGTGTTTCACCTTTTTTTAAATCAAACGATACGCCACGGACGGCTTGTACCGTCCCGGCATACGTATGGAAAGCGACGGTTAGGTCGCGTACAGATAAAATAGTTTCCATTGTGGATGAACTCCTCTCTAATTTCCGTTAGCGGCGTAGACGTGGGTCAAACGCATCCCGTAATCCATCGGCCAACATGTTAAAGCTGATCATTAGGAGTACGATGACCGTCGATGGCACGACAAGCAAGTAAGGGAACGTCTTCAATTCTTTGTACCCTTCGTTGATCAATGTACCAAGGGACGGTTTCGGTGGAGCGAGACCAAGTCCAATGAAGCTAAGGAACGCTTCGAAGAAAATCGCACTAGGAATCGTGAACATAAGTGAGATGATAATAATTCCAAGAGTATTTGGAATCAAATGCTTAAAGATTAAACGTGAGCTAGAAGCCCCAAGCGTACGTGCTGCAAGTACAAATTCCTGATTCTTAAGTTTCAGGATTTGTCCTCGAACGAGTCGACTCATCCCAATCCATCCGGTGATGGTCATCGCCAAGATGATCGTCGTGATTCCCGGTTCAAGAATCAAGATGAACAGAATGATTAAGATTAAGTTCGGAATCCCAGTCAGGATTTCCGTAATACGTTGCATGATGTTATCAACACGACCGCCATAATAAGCAGAAAGTCCACCATATGTGACACCGATGATGACATCGATGATTGCAGCCATGACACCGATAAAGAGTGAAACGCGTGTACCTTCCCAGACACGTGACCAAGAGTCACGTCCGAGATGATCCGTTCCGAACCAATAGTTTTCTGTTACTTGTTTTTGCTCGTAAAAATCAATTTCTTTATCACCTAATGTTGCCATACCATCAAATCCGGCCCACTCAAGCCCTGTTACTTTTGGTGGTAGCTTCGCTTGCGTGATCGTTTGCGTGTAAGCATCGCGCCCTGAAAGCATCGGTCCGAAGATTGAAAGTAACGCAATGATAAGAATGATGATGAGCGAAAGAATCGCTGCTTTATTTCGAATAAGACGCGTCCAGGCATCTTGCCAAAAATTTAAACTTTTTCCGGCGATACGCTCTCCGGCTTGTTCATTGAACTCAACCGTTTGAAACAGTGACGAATCAAATTGTTCCGTTTTTGCATTTGAATTTTGCTCTGCCATTATTCATTACCCCCCAAACGAATCCGTGGATCAACGACACCGTACAGTAAGTCGACGATCAAAATCATAAGGATGAAGACCGCTGAGAAGAACAATGTTGTTCCCATGATGACTGTATAGTCATTTAGCGTGATTGATGATACGAACAACTCACCAAGACCTGGTACAGCAAAAATTCTTTCAATGACGAGTGTTCCTGTGATTAAGGCAGCAGTCATCGGTCCAAGAATCGTAATTGCTGGAATCAAGGCGTTACGCACCATGTGTTTCCACGTGATCGATTGTCCATCTAGTCCTTTTGCCTTAGCAAGCGTGACATAATCCTGTCCTGTTACCTCGAGCATCTCCGTTCGAACAAAACGAGCGATGGAGGCGGTAACTCCTAAGGACAAGGAAATTGTCGGCAAAATCGTATGTGCTGGGCTTTCCCAGAAGGCGACCGGCAAAACGCCCCATTTCACTCCTACGTAGTATTGAAGAAGCGAAGCAAATACGAACGACGGTATGGAAATACCGAGTACTGATGCAAACATCGCACCGTAATCAATCGCTGTGTTATGACGTAGTGCCGCAACAACACCGAGTAAAAGACCCGCAAGGACACCGAGTATAAGTGCTTGTGCTCCTAATTGAGCTGACGGTCCAATCCGTTCCATGATTAAATCTGTAACAGGACGGCTATCATATTTAAATGACACTCCTAAGTCCCCTTGGAACAAGTTAACCATGTACGCTGCGTAGCGTTGTGGAAGTGGATCATTCAAGTTGTACTTATCCCGAAGGATATTCAATTGCTCAGGAGAAAGCTTTTCCTGGTTTTGGAACGGTGAACCTGGTAACAGATCCATCAAGAAGAACGTGAATGAAGCGATGAGTAAAAACGTCAGTACGCCGTAAGTAAGGCGTTGAGCTAAATAACGGCCCATAGATGGCACCCCCTATAAAGATTTTTCTGTTTTTTTCGAAAACATCAATAAAACCAGTATGACGTAAAATTGTCGGAACATTCAAGAATTTTGTTGTAAAATTTTAAATTCTTTTTTGTCCCAACCTGATATGATGCCCCCCATGATCACTGCTTTTTCACAGTTAACCAATATTTCAGAATTTTTCGTTTGATTCCATTATACTTTGCTAACAAAGTAATTAGAACATCTTTTTTACAAATAGTTCACATTTCGTTTAGAAATGATTACACATTCAGAAAAAGTAGTATAAAACAGGAGCGTTCCCTGAACCTAAATCGGGACGCTCCAGTTTTTTTACTTCATATCAACATATTTGTATTGGAAATCCGCACCAAACAATTGGCGTTTGAAGTTTTCAACTGTCGGACGGCTCAAGTAAGCTGCACCTGCTTGATACAATGGCGCGATTGCTTGATCTTTCTCGATCAATTGGGCTTCCGCTTGCTTGAACAAGTCGAGACGTTTCGTAACATCTGCTTCTTCATTGGCAGCATTCAACAACTTATCATATGCTGATGAGTCGTAATTAACATCGTTTTGACTATTTGTTGATTCAAAGATCGACAAATTCGACATTGGATCTTGGTAATCAGGACCCCAAAGTGAATACGACATTTGGTAGTCACCTTTAGACTCTAAATCGAGTTTGTTCTTGAATGGCTGTTGTTTGATTGAAACTGTCACGTTCGGCAAGTTTCTTTCAATTTGACCTTTCATGTACTCACTTGTCTTTTTAGAGTCTTCGCTGTCGAACGATAATAGTTCAATCGTTGTTTTCTTATCACCATTTGCTTTTTTCCAAAGATCAGCTGCTTCGTTCGCATCACGATCGAACCAGTTAATGTCACTCGTATAGTCTTTTCCAGCTTCATCTTTAATGAAGTCTTTTGGAATGAAGCTTGTTGTTGGAATCGAACCATTCGCAAGTAACGTTTCTGTGATGCCTTTAGGATCAATTGCGCGAGCAATCGCTTTACGGGCATTGACATCTTTCATCGTCGCATCTTCGTTATTGAACTTCAAATAAGCGATTGTAGAACGTAATGCTGTATTGAATTCAGGTTTCGATTCATAAACAGCAACTTGTTCAGATGTTAAGCCAGCATAATCGATGTCATTTGATTCATACAGGTTAGTAACCGTTGACGAATCTTTAACGACACGAATCGTTACTTCGTCAAGACTGACGGCATCTTTATCCCAGTAATTTTCATTCTTCGTCAAGACGCGTTTTGAATCTGTTTTCCAAGATGTCCAAACGAATGGTCCGTTGTATAACAATTTATCCGGTTGAAGTGAAAAGTCTTTTTCGTTCTTTTTATAAAATTCTTCACTAATCGGTGTATATGTTCCAAATGACGTCAGTGACAAGAAGTACGGCGATGGACGCTCAAGTGTTACTTCAAGTGTTTTGTCATCAAGTGCTTTGACACCTAATTCATCAACTGGTTTTTTCCCTTGTGAGACAGCTGCACCATTTTTGACAGTATCAAAGATATAGGCATATCCTGAACCTGTTTCTGGATCAACTGCACGTTTCCAAGCAAATTCAAAATCTTGTGCTTTGACTGGCGAACCATCAGACCATTTCGAATCACGAAGTGTAAACGTGTACGTGAGGTTATCACTCGAGATATCTGTTTTTTCAGCTAGTGCAGGAATCGCCTTACCTTCTTTGTCTAAGCGGTAGAGTCCTTCCATCGTGTTCCCAATCATATCAAATGCGACTGAATCCGTTGCTTTAGCCGGGTCGACCGTCGTAATATCGGACGTACTCGTTAAGCGCAAGTTTTTCTTGTCTGAAGAACCTGAATCTTTATCTCCGCTCGTCGAACATCCTGCAAGGACTACACTCCCTGCAAGCATGACTGATAACGCGAGACCGACAGTTTTTTTCTTCATCGGTGAGTCATCTCCTTTTCAATTTTCAAGTTGTCATAAACAGTTATGACATCAATAACGTTGGATCGAACCCACATGCATTCCCCAAAATGCATTGACCTGGTTTCGAAAATTCAAACGAAGTGATAAGTTGATTTTATGTGAGAATAACAATAACGTCAAGTGAATAGTCACACTATTTGCTGTTTTAAGATATATAACCGTAATAAATTCGTAACTTTCGGGGGCATTGCGTATAATGGATTCATAATCCATATTAAGGGGGACTACTATGCGTTTTCACTTGTTTCGTCCGATTTTAATCGCTTTAATTTTATCGATTATTTACACCATTTGGGCGAGTTTCACGGATTCAACCCATTCTTTTTTCTACCACTTTTCGGGTGGGTTATTTATCTCAGGATTCATCTTAATGGCAATCGGTTTATTTTCTAACATGTCTGCAAATGGATTTTTTAGAGGACTGACCGCTGGATTCAAAAAACAACGTGAGGCAAGATTACGAGAAATCGATGGTGAGTATCACGAGGACGAGGATGAAGAGCATGAAGTGTATGAAGAAAAGCGAAAACGTTCTTTAAACCGGACAGCACCATACTTGTCTAGCGGCTTATTGTGCATTGCTTTCTCATTGCTTTTGTCATTCGTTTAAACGATTTTTTCGTGACGCTAGACAATGGTTTATGGTAAAATCTTGTTAAGTTACATGTATAATAACACGGTGAAGAAGAGTAGTACATCGAGTCGTCACTTTAAGAGAGTCCATGGTTGGTGTGAATGGATAGTGGATGCAGATGGAATGGACTTCGGAGTGGCTGACTTGAACAGTGAAGTAGAGTCAGACGGGATTGCCCGTTATAGCAGTTTAGAGCGGCTATTATCATAGCAACTTGGGTGGCAACGCGATGACTCGTCCCTTGAATATTCAAGGGACGAGTCATCTTTTTTATTCTATTTTCGGAGGGAAACGATTATGAAAACGATTTTTTCAGGTATTAAACCAACCGGTACAGTCACGCTAGGAAACTACATTGGGGCGATGAAGCATTTTGTCAACTTACAAGATGAGCATGATGCCTATTATTGCATCGTCGATCTCCATTCGATCACAGTCGAGATTGACCGTGTCGAGTTGATGAACAATACGCGCGCCCTCGCTGCACTGTATATTGCAAGTGGTCTCGACCCAGAAAAAGCGACGATTTTCGTCCAATCAGAAGTCAAAGCACACGCTCAGCTCGGTTGGATGTTAACGTGCCTAGCAGGTATGGGTGAACTTGAACGCATGACGCAATATAAAGATAAATCACAAGGAAAAGAGCGGATTGGCGCAGGTCTCTTCGTCTATCCGACGTTAATGGCTTCTGACATCCTCTTATATGATGCGGAACTCGTGCCTGTCGGTGAAGATCAAAAACAACACATCGAGTTGACACGCGACTTAGCACAACGCTTCAATAGTCGCTACTATGAAACTTTTAAAATGCCAGAGCCAGTCATCGCAGAAACAGGTGCTCGTATCATGAGTTTGACGACACCAGAGAAAAAAATGTCTAAAACAGATACAAATCCAAAAGGCTACATCACGATGCTCGATGAACCAGCTAGTATCCGTAAAAAAATCAAGTCGGCCGTGACGGATTCGGAAGGAATTGTTAAGTTCGACCGGGAGAACAAACCGGGTGTCTCAAACTTACTCGAAATCTATTCACTACTCGCTGACATCTCCATCGCCGATCTCGAAGCGAAATACGAAGGTTCAAATTATGGCGTGTTCAAAGCTGATGTCGCTGAAGCAATCATTGCCGAACTCGAGCCAATCCAAAAGCGCTACTATGAGTTAATCGACTCAGAAGAACTCGATATCATTTTAGATCAAGGCCGTGAAAAAGCCGACCTCGTCGCTTCTCGTAAACTTACTAAAGTAGAAAAAGCAATGGGGCTCCAACGTAAACGTGCGAAAATAAAAAAATAAGAATCCATCCCGGCGAGTCGTTCATCCGACTCGCTTTTCTGTGCAAAAAAAACACTTCCGAAAAATCGGAAGTGTTTTTAAAAACTTATTTGCCTTCGATTGAAGCCCATTTGTAAGAGAAGTCTGCGCCGAAGTTATGCTCGACAACACCTTTTACGTATGGTTTAACGAGGAACGCACGTCCACGTTGATAAACAGGTGAGATTCCTGCAGAATCAAGAAGAATTTTCTCTGCTTCTTGAAGTTCAGACCAACGTTTTGCTGCATCCGTTTGTGTTTGAGCATCTTTGACGAGTTTGTCGTACTCTGGATCTGACCAGTCACCACGGTTATATGGTCCATCAGTCAAGAAGAGATCGAGGAACGTCATTGGATCTTGATAGTCAGGACCCCAGCCTGCGAATGAGAATTCGAAGTCGCCTTTGTTTTCAAGATCAAGTTTGTTTTTGAACGGTTGTTGCTTGATTGTGACTTTCATACCTGGAAGGTTCTTCTCAAGCTCACCTTTCAAGAACTCACCGATTTTCTTCGCATCATCACTATCATAGTTAAGAAGCTCAAGCTCGACTGAATCTTTGCCGATTTCTTTTAAGCCCTCTTCCCACAGTTTTTTCGCTTCATCCGCATTGAACTCGTTGAATGTTGGATACTTTTCACGGAAGTCTTTTCCGTCAGCATCTTTCGCGAAGTCTTTTGGTACAAGATAGTTTGCTGGAAGTGATCCGTTTGCAAGGATGACATCCGTGATTCCTTTTTTGTTATATCCCATATCGATCGCACGGCGAATTTTTTCATTTTCGAGTGCTTCAACTTTCGTATTCAAGTAAAGGTAGAAGATTGTTGATTCACCTTTAGTTTGGAATTCTTTATTGTCTTGATACTGAGCTACGAATTCAGATGAAAGACCTGTACGGTCGATTGTCCCTTTTTCGTAAAGGTTAACAGCAGTCGAAATTTCTTTTACGACCTTAACGTTGATCGTGTCCAATTTGACGCTATCTTTATCCCAGTAGTTATCGTTTTTAACCATTTTCCAGCCTTGTTCACGTGTCCATTCCGTTAACTTGAATGGTCCATTATAAAGTGATTTGTCAGCTGTCGTACCGAAGCCCTTACCGATTTCTTTCGAAAGTTCTTCCGATTTCGGCATGAATGGACCGAATCCAGTCAATCCGAGGAAGTAATCTGCAGGTGATTTTAATTTTACTTCGAACGTTTTATCATCAACTGCTTTTACGCCTACCGCGTCACGCTCGCCTTTTTTCGTATTGTATTCTTCAGCACCTTCGATGTTGTAGAATACATACGCATATTGCGATGCGTTTTCTGGGTTAAGGACTTCTTTCCAAGCGTACTCGAAGTCTTTTGCAGTGATTGGTGTACCATCAGACCAATTAGCATCACGTAGCTTGAACGTGTACGTCAATTTGTCGTCAGAAACCGTATGGCTTTCTGCAATACCTGGTGTTGGCTGTTGCTTGTCATCCAAACGGTAAAGACCTTCCATCGTGTTGTTCAAGACGTTGAACGAAACAGCGTCCGTAGAAGTTGTTGGGTTAAGCGTCGGGATATCCGCGCTTTCGATCAGGTTAAGCGTCTGCTCACTTGATTTTTTGTCCGAACCGTTATCGCCCGATGAATCATTTGAATCAGTCGTCGAACAAGCAGCAAGGAATGCGCTTGATACGAGCGCTACTGAGGTAGCGAGTGCAAAACTTTTCTTTTTCATGATACGATGACCCCCCTAAAATTTCCAAAGCTAGTAATCTAAAGTTTTTGCCCGAAAAAAAGTAGTCCTTTTTGGCCGAACAAAACTCTCCGTTACAAATAGTTTACAATGTTCTGATAATTTTGCAAAGCTTTTATCCGATTTTTCTAAATATTTTTTCAAAAAAACAAGAAGGACATGAGTGCATCCCATGTCCTTCCTTAATTAATTAATTCGATTTCTTTACTGTTCGAAGCAAGTATTCAGGTCCATAAATTGGCACTGTCAAGCCGTTTATCCCTTCTTTTACCAACATGTTTTCCGTTGTCTGATAAAGTGGAATGATGACCGCATCTTTTTCAATCAATTTTTTTTCAGCAGTTCGATAACCTGAAGTTTTTTCTTTTACTGTCTTTACATTTCTTGTTTCTTTAATCAATTTGTCATATTCTTTTGAATTGTAATTTACTTTATTCAATGGATTATCTGATACGAATTGATTTAAATAGGCGAGAGGACCTGGGTAGTCAGGCATCCAGCCTGTCAGCGTCATGGAAAAATCGCCAGATTGTTCAAGGCGTATTTTATCTTCGATATCTACATTTTTAGTCACAATATCGATTCCAGGTAGCTGCTTTTCGAGAATTTTTTCAATTGTTTTCCCTAGCTCTAACGCTTTTTGATCATCAAAATTCAACAATTCAACCTTCACTTTTTTCTTAGTCGCCTGTTTCCACTTTGTCGTTGTTTGCTCTTGATGCGGAGAAATCCAGTCACTCGCCGTTACTACAAAACGATTCGTCGGTTTCCCTGATAATCCGAGCGGCAAGTTCAATGTTTGTTGATTCATCAGTGTAGAAGAGATGGCTTGGCGGGCATTTCGACTTTTAAACAATGGATCGTTCATATTAAAGGCTAGATAAAAGACCCCGCTCCGACTTTTTTGATAAGTAGGCTCGTCACCCATCAAAAGATTCGTATCAAATCCTTCAATTAGTGGCAACATGTCTGCTTGATCATTTCGATACGCTGTCACCTGATCTGACATACTTTTAGCGGTGATACTTTTGACGGTATCGAGCTGAACGACAGTCGCTTGATGATAGTGATCATTTTTTTCGAGCATGTAGGATGCCTTTTTCATCTCACCCATTTTAAATGGACCATTTTCATTCAAATCCGACCATTCGCTTACTTCAGGTTGCGGATAGAATACAGACATCGCCAGTAATTGTGATAGATCCGAAACCGGCTGATTTAATTCAATAATTAGCGTTGATTTCCCTTCTGCTCTAACACCAAGTTTATTCGGTGGGAGTTCGCCATCATTGACTTGCCGTCCGTTTTTAAAAACTTCGAATAAAAAACCATATGGTGAATTTGTCTCATTTGAAGCAACACGTTGAAAACTATCAACAAAATCTTGCGCTTCGACTGGCGTACCGTCAACGAACTTTGTTTCTTTTAGTTCGATTGTGTACATCAAGCCGTCATCCGAAACAGTCATCGTTCGGGCGAGACCTTTTCGGACAGATGGACCGCCAGTAAACACAAATAGTCCTTCATATAATTGTGCAAGCAACGTTTGTGAACGATTATCTGTTGCCTGTGCAATATCCGGTACTCGTGGCATCGATGACTCAATGATTGTCATATGCTGTTGTTGCTTTTTTGTAGAGGCTTCCTCTGTCGTGTTTTGTTGAAACACAATGAATCCACTAATGATTACTCCGATTACTAAAAACATTAAAACAAACAGTTTAAATTGCTTAGACATATTTTTCCCCTTTTATTTTAAAGTGACTCTACCATTCAAACAGAATTCAACCAAAAAAGCGACCTTACTGTCTTATTGACAGTAGGTCGCTCCAGGCTGTAGACAAAGTGCTATCAGGAGATAAAGCATTTTTTTCGTTGCTTTCCTCTGGC from the Exiguobacterium oxidotolerans JCM 12280 genome contains:
- the trpS gene encoding tryptophan--tRNA ligase gives rise to the protein MMKTIFSGIKPTGTVTLGNYIGAMKHFVNLQDEHDAYYCIVDLHSITVEIDRVELMNNTRALAALYIASGLDPEKATIFVQSEVKAHAQLGWMLTCLAGMGELERMTQYKDKSQGKERIGAGLFVYPTLMASDILLYDAELVPVGEDQKQHIELTRDLAQRFNSRYYETFKMPEPVIAETGARIMSLTTPEKKMSKTDTNPKGYITMLDEPASIRKKIKSAVTDSEGIVKFDRENKPGVSNLLEIYSLLADISIADLEAKYEGSNYGVFKADVAEAIIAELEPIQKRYYELIDSEELDIILDQGREKADLVASRKLTKVEKAMGLQRKRAKIKK
- a CDS encoding peptide ABC transporter substrate-binding protein, whose amino-acid sequence is MKKKTVGLALSVMLAGSVVLAGCSTSGDKDSGSSDKKNLRLTSTSDITTVDPAKATDSVAFDMIGNTMEGLYRLDKEGKAIPALAEKTDISSDNLTYTFTLRDSKWSDGSPVKAQDFEFAWKRAVDPETGSGYAYIFDTVKNGAAVSQGKKPVDELGVKALDDKTLEVTLERPSPYFLSLTSFGTYTPISEEFYKKNEKDFSLQPDKLLYNGPFVWTSWKTDSKRVLTKNENYWDKDAVSLDEVTIRVVKDSSTVTNLYESNDIDYAGLTSEQVAVYESKPEFNTALRSTIAYLKFNNEDATMKDVNARKAIARAIDPKGITETLLANGSIPTTSFIPKDFIKDEAGKDYTSDINWFDRDANEAADLWKKANGDKKTTIELLSFDSEDSKKTSEYMKGQIERNLPNVTVSIKQQPFKNKLDLESKGDYQMSYSLWGPDYQDPMSNLSIFESTNSQNDVNYDSSAYDKLLNAANEEADVTKRLDLFKQAEAQLIEKDQAIAPLYQAGAAYLSRPTVENFKRQLFGADFQYKYVDMK
- a CDS encoding DUF3899 domain-containing protein; the encoded protein is MRFHLFRPILIALILSIIYTIWASFTDSTHSFFYHFSGGLFISGFILMAIGLFSNMSANGFFRGLTAGFKKQREARLREIDGEYHEDEDEEHEVYEEKRKRSLNRTAPYLSSGLLCIAFSLLLSFV
- a CDS encoding ABC transporter ATP-binding protein yields the protein METILSVRDLTVAFHTYAGTVQAVRGVSFDLKKGETLAIVGESGSGKSVTSKAIMRLIPNPPGEITNGEIIFEDRDLVKLSDKEMQKVRGRDIAMIFQDPMTSLNPTMTIYKQIAEGLKRHQGLTGDAAKKRTLELLTLVGIPNPEARLKQYPHQLSGGMRQRIVIAIALACNPKVLIADEPTTALDVTIQAQILELLKDIQQKTGTAIIFITHDLGVVANMADRVAVMYAGKLIEKGTVDEIFYEPRHPYTWGLLGSMPRPSDDRAQDLPAIPGTPPNLLHPPTGDAFAPRNQYAMKIDFEKEPPFFRITDTHEAATWLLHPQAPYVEPPAAIRDLALKYRPDSTFAKSLLKGGLK
- the opp3b gene encoding oligopeptide ABC transporter permease, which codes for MGRYLAQRLTYGVLTFLLIASFTFFLMDLLPGSPFQNQEKLSPEQLNILRDKYNLNDPLPQRYAAYMVNLFQGDLGVSFKYDSRPVTDLIMERIGPSAQLGAQALILGVLAGLLLGVVAALRHNTAIDYGAMFASVLGISIPSFVFASLLQYYVGVKWGVLPVAFWESPAHTILPTISLSLGVTASIARFVRTEMLEVTGQDYVTLAKAKGLDGQSITWKHMVRNALIPAITILGPMTAALITGTLVIERIFAVPGLGELFVSSITLNDYTVIMGTTLFFSAVFILMILIVDLLYGVVDPRIRLGGNE
- a CDS encoding peptide ABC transporter substrate-binding protein → MKKKSFALATSVALVSSAFLAACSTTDSNDSSGDNGSDKKSSEQTLNLIESADIPTLNPTTSTDAVSFNVLNNTMEGLYRLDDKQQPTPGIAESHTVSDDKLTYTFKLRDANWSDGTPITAKDFEYAWKEVLNPENASQYAYVFYNIEGAEEYNTKKGERDAVGVKAVDDKTFEVKLKSPADYFLGLTGFGPFMPKSEELSKEIGKGFGTTADKSLYNGPFKLTEWTREQGWKMVKNDNYWDKDSVKLDTINVKVVKEISTAVNLYEKGTIDRTGLSSEFVAQYQDNKEFQTKGESTIFYLYLNTKVEALENEKIRRAIDMGYNKKGITDVILANGSLPANYLVPKDFAKDADGKDFREKYPTFNEFNADEAKKLWEEGLKEIGKDSVELELLNYDSDDAKKIGEFLKGELEKNLPGMKVTIKQQPFKNKLDLENKGDFEFSFAGWGPDYQDPMTFLDLFLTDGPYNRGDWSDPEYDKLVKDAQTQTDAAKRWSELQEAEKILLDSAGISPVYQRGRAFLVKPYVKGVVEHNFGADFSYKWASIEGK
- a CDS encoding peptide ABC transporter substrate-binding protein; this translates as MSKQFKLFVLMFLVIGVIISGFIVFQQNTTEEASTKKQQQHMTIIESSMPRVPDIAQATDNRSQTLLAQLYEGLFVFTGGPSVRKGLARTMTVSDDGLMYTIELKETKFVDGTPVEAQDFVDSFQRVASNETNSPYGFLFEVFKNGRQVNDGELPPNKLGVRAEGKSTLIIELNQPVSDLSQLLAMSVFYPQPEVSEWSDLNENGPFKMGEMKKASYMLEKNDHYHQATVVQLDTVKSITAKSMSDQVTAYRNDQADMLPLIEGFDTNLLMGDEPTYQKSRSGVFYLAFNMNDPLFKSRNARQAISSTLMNQQTLNLPLGLSGKPTNRFVVTASDWISPHQEQTTTKWKQATKKKVKVELLNFDDQKALELGKTIEKILEKQLPGIDIVTKNVDIEDKIRLEQSGDFSMTLTGWMPDYPGPLAYLNQFVSDNPLNKVNYNSKEYDKLIKETRNVKTVKEKTSGYRTAEKKLIEKDAVIIPLYQTTENMLVKEGINGLTVPIYGPEYLLRTVKKSN
- the opp3C gene encoding oligopeptide ABC transporter permease, with product MAEQNSNAKTEQFDSSLFQTVEFNEQAGERIAGKSLNFWQDAWTRLIRNKAAILSLIIILIIALLSIFGPMLSGRDAYTQTITQAKLPPKVTGLEWAGFDGMATLGDKEIDFYEQKQVTENYWFGTDHLGRDSWSRVWEGTRVSLFIGVMAAIIDVIIGVTYGGLSAYYGGRVDNIMQRITEILTGIPNLILIILFILILEPGITTIILAMTITGWIGMSRLVRGQILKLKNQEFVLAARTLGASSSRLIFKHLIPNTLGIIIISLMFTIPSAIFFEAFLSFIGLGLAPPKPSLGTLINEGYKELKTFPYLLVVPSTVIVLLMISFNMLADGLRDAFDPRLRR